In Neisseriaceae bacterium CLB008, one genomic interval encodes:
- the purU gene encoding formyltetrahydrofolate deformylase gives MDDVIKMTNQDTQKKTATLFMAAPDQKGLVNAVAHFLLTYNANILHADQHQDAVESLFLMRVEWDLADFELPMAQFDEVFGAIAAQFNLTYRLTLSHELPRIAIFVSQYEHCLVDLLHRYRIGELGCEIPLVISNHNTCRHIVEFNGIPFHKIEVNKDNKALAEAEQMRLLKEANVDTVVLARYMQVLSPDFVSAFPDRIINIHHSFLPAFDGARPYHRAYARGVKLIGATSHYVTNELDEGPIIEQEVVRISHRDEVDDLVAKGRDLEKVVLSRAVRWHADNRVLSYCNRTVVFD, from the coding sequence GTGGATGACGTAATTAAAATGACAAATCAAGACACACAAAAAAAGACCGCCACTTTGTTTATGGCGGCGCCTGATCAAAAGGGCTTGGTGAATGCCGTAGCCCATTTTTTGTTGACCTATAATGCCAATATTTTGCATGCGGATCAGCACCAAGATGCGGTTGAATCTTTGTTTTTAATGCGCGTAGAGTGGGATTTAGCTGATTTTGAGCTGCCTATGGCGCAGTTTGACGAGGTTTTTGGGGCGATTGCGGCCCAGTTTAACCTAACCTATCGATTGACTTTGTCGCATGAGCTGCCGCGCATTGCGATTTTTGTGTCTCAGTATGAGCACTGCTTGGTGGATTTACTGCACCGTTACCGCATTGGTGAGCTGGGTTGTGAAATTCCTTTGGTGATTTCGAACCACAATACCTGCCGCCACATCGTGGAGTTTAACGGGATTCCTTTTCATAAAATTGAAGTCAATAAAGACAATAAAGCTTTGGCTGAAGCGGAACAGATGCGCTTATTAAAAGAAGCCAATGTCGATACCGTGGTTTTGGCACGCTATATGCAGGTGCTGTCGCCTGATTTTGTGTCGGCTTTTCCTGACCGCATCATTAATATTCACCACAGCTTTTTGCCGGCATTTGATGGTGCTCGGCCTTATCATCGTGCCTATGCGCGCGGTGTGAAGTTGATCGGCGCCACCAGCCATTATGTGACCAATGAGCTGGATGAAGGCCCGATTATTGAGCAAGAAGTGGTGCGTATCTCTCATCGCGATGAGGTGGATGATTTGGTGGCTAAAGGGCGTGATCTCGAGAAAGTGGTGTTGAGCCGTGCCGTACGTTGGCACGCCGATAACCGCGTATTGTCTTATTGCAACAGAACGGTGGTGTTCGATTGA
- the folD gene encoding bifunctional methylenetetrahydrofolate dehydrogenase/methenyltetrahydrofolate cyclohydrolase FolD: protein MAAQLMDGKAVSQSRIEWVKEQVAKRAEQGLHQPTLAVVLVGDDPASAVYVRNKKLACEKANVRSLSYEYDASLTEEALLQLIDELNDNSEVDGILVQLPLPKHIDSQKVLERILPHKDVDGFHPYNVGRLAVKMPLMRPCTPRGVMTLLDHYQIDPKGKKVVIVGASNIVGRPQALEMLLARATVTVCHSATQDLAHEVRQADIVVAGVGVPEMVKGEWIKPGAVVIDVGINRLENGKLCGDVEFTVAKERAAWITPVPGGVGPMTIATLLENTLDAARLHD from the coding sequence ATGGCTGCTCAATTAATGGATGGTAAGGCTGTTTCTCAATCTCGTATTGAATGGGTAAAGGAACAAGTGGCAAAACGTGCTGAACAAGGGTTACATCAGCCAACATTGGCGGTGGTTTTGGTGGGCGATGATCCTGCTAGCGCCGTGTACGTACGCAACAAAAAATTGGCCTGTGAAAAGGCCAACGTTCGTTCTTTATCATATGAGTATGATGCAAGCCTGACGGAAGAGGCTTTGCTGCAGCTGATTGATGAGTTAAATGACAATAGCGAAGTAGATGGTATTTTGGTGCAGCTGCCGCTGCCAAAGCACATTGACAGCCAAAAAGTATTAGAGCGTATTTTGCCGCATAAAGACGTGGATGGTTTTCATCCCTACAACGTTGGCCGCTTAGCGGTGAAAATGCCCTTAATGCGTCCGTGTACCCCACGAGGCGTGATGACGCTGTTGGATCATTACCAGATCGATCCTAAAGGCAAGAAAGTGGTGATTGTGGGCGCGTCCAATATTGTCGGCCGCCCTCAGGCTTTGGAAATGCTGTTGGCGCGCGCTACTGTGACCGTGTGCCATAGTGCGACACAAGATTTAGCGCACGAGGTACGCCAGGCTGACATCGTGGTGGCCGGCGTGGGCGTGCCAGAGATGGTTAAAGGCGAGTGGATTAAGCCAGGTGCCGTGGTGATTGATGTGGGCATTAACCGTTTGGAAAATGGTAAGCTGTGCGGTGACGTTGAGTTTACCGTGGCTAAAGAACGTGCGGCATGGATTACGCCTGTGCCAGGTGGGGTGGGGCCGATGACGATTGCGACCCTGTTGGAAAATACATTGGATGCCGCTAGGCTACATGATTAA
- a CDS encoding universal stress protein, with protein MYKKIFVPVDDSAASLKALEEACKIAEFSKAALRAVHVVDLAQFSWGGTGYLQSAEIHQASKEVGEKVLAHANTIIAGHGLTAEVEILESVGDKIATLLATDAKDNGCDLIVMGTHGWTGVMHLLMGSVAEGVLRQVDMPVMLVRKKAE; from the coding sequence ATGTACAAGAAAATATTTGTCCCTGTCGACGACAGCGCAGCCTCATTAAAAGCCTTAGAAGAAGCCTGTAAAATTGCTGAATTTTCCAAAGCTGCTTTGCGTGCCGTACACGTAGTAGACTTGGCTCAATTTAGCTGGGGCGGTACCGGTTACTTGCAGTCTGCTGAGATTCATCAGGCGAGTAAAGAAGTGGGCGAAAAAGTATTGGCTCACGCTAATACCATTATTGCTGGCCATGGCTTAACCGCCGAAGTGGAAATTCTTGAAAGCGTGGGCGACAAGATTGCGACTTTGTTGGCTACTGATGCGAAAGACAATGGTTGTGATCTGATCGTGATGGGTACGCATGGCTGGACCGGCGTGATGCATTTGCTGATGGGTTCTGTGGCGGAAGGCGTGTTGCGCCAAGTAGACATGCCTGTGATGCTGGTGCGTAAAAAAGCCGAATAA
- a CDS encoding acyl-CoA thioesterase gives MTRVHLNVPETFLFETELAIQVSDLNYGNHLANDKVLSLAHEARIRFLHHLGYTEMNVEGAGLIMADAAIQFISQGFHGDELILKIAVTDISRAGFALFTLIQHKHTQKELARVKTGLVFFDYTTQSVQKTPAGFIAQISRT, from the coding sequence ATGACTCGCGTACACCTAAATGTGCCAGAAACCTTTCTATTTGAAACAGAGTTAGCCATTCAAGTCAGCGACTTAAACTATGGCAACCACCTGGCCAACGACAAAGTCCTCAGCCTCGCCCACGAAGCGCGCATACGCTTCTTGCACCACTTAGGGTACACTGAGATGAACGTTGAGGGCGCTGGCTTAATCATGGCCGATGCTGCCATACAATTCATCAGCCAAGGCTTCCACGGCGACGAACTAATATTAAAAATAGCAGTCACTGACATCAGCCGCGCAGGCTTTGCCCTGTTTACCCTGATTCAACACAAGCACACGCAAAAAGAGCTGGCCCGCGTCAAAACCGGCCTGGTTTTTTTCGATTACACCACGCAAAGCGTGCAAAAAACCCCTGCTGGCTTTATTGCTCAAATCAGCAGAACATAA
- the xerC gene encoding tyrosine recombinase XerC — MTTLLLSELPQHLSRYLTTLTQANKSPHTLAAYERDVRRLFELLQQQGLADDVVPIKRHMIAALKSLSGKNQHPHTLARALSAWRQFFAYLEAEGHIELNPCLGLKPPKAPARLPKALTQENMQHLLDEPEANDVLSLRDKAMFELMYASGLRLSELAALNRYDIDFEQHLLRVLGKGHNERIVPFGSQAEAALRAYIDSTPIEHSNPEEQAVFLNNKGHRLSMRQIQNRLNRWANQSSSDQHIHPHMLRHSFASHMLQSAQDVRVVQELLGHASLSTTQIYTKLDFEHLASVYDQAHPRAKKKKPAEPS; from the coding sequence ATGACCACCCTATTGTTGAGTGAGCTACCGCAACACCTAAGCCGCTATCTCACCACCCTCACTCAAGCCAATAAATCACCGCACACCCTCGCCGCCTATGAGCGAGACGTGCGGCGGTTATTCGAACTTTTGCAGCAACAAGGCCTAGCCGACGACGTCGTGCCCATCAAGCGCCACATGATTGCCGCACTGAAAAGCCTGTCAGGTAAAAACCAACACCCCCATACCCTCGCCCGCGCCCTCAGCGCTTGGCGCCAGTTTTTCGCCTATTTAGAAGCCGAAGGCCACATAGAACTCAATCCTTGCCTTGGGCTCAAGCCACCGAAGGCACCGGCGCGCCTCCCCAAGGCTTTAACCCAAGAAAACATGCAACACCTCTTAGACGAACCAGAGGCCAACGACGTTTTAAGCCTGCGCGACAAGGCCATGTTTGAGCTCATGTATGCATCGGGCCTGCGCCTATCAGAGCTGGCCGCACTCAACCGCTATGACATCGACTTCGAGCAACACTTATTGAGGGTCTTAGGCAAAGGCCACAATGAACGCATCGTTCCCTTTGGCAGCCAAGCCGAAGCCGCCCTCAGAGCCTACATCGACAGTACACCCATCGAACACAGCAACCCGGAAGAGCAGGCGGTTTTTTTAAACAATAAAGGCCACCGCTTGAGCATGCGGCAAATCCAAAACCGCCTCAACCGCTGGGCCAATCAAAGCAGCAGCGACCAGCACATTCACCCTCATATGCTGCGCCACAGCTTTGCCAGCCATATGCTGCAAAGCGCCCAAGACGTACGCGTGGTGCAGGAGCTGCTGGGCCACGCCAGCCTCAGCACCACCCAAATCTACACCAAGCTGGATTTCGAACATCTGGCCAGCGTCTATGATCAGGCTCATCCACGCGCCAAGAAGAAAAAACCCGCCGAGCCCAGCTAA
- the gluQRS gene encoding tRNA glutamyl-Q(34) synthetase GluQRS, with product MDYIGRFAPSPTGRLHLGSLLAAVASYLAARSVGGQWLVRMEDLDPPREQPGAAADILATLKTFGLDWDGEVVYQSQRHALYQAALDDLYARDLVYPCYCSRKEVMAEGREGADGCVYAGHCRSAVSPRDPRKAPAWRLKVPNQDIGFVDELMGPYRQNLAQDIGDFVLKRADGEWAYQLAVVVDDADQSVSHIVRGRDLLVCTPRQQYLQQVLGYPQPAYAHLPLLTNALGQKLSKQTLAPALDGQAVMQQLQAVLGYLGIRLVAADYDTPQALLAAAVPLWSPQKVGADNIVVMP from the coding sequence ATGGATTATATTGGGCGTTTTGCGCCTAGCCCAACTGGGCGTTTGCATTTAGGCTCACTCTTGGCTGCTGTTGCCAGCTATTTAGCGGCTCGGTCGGTAGGGGGGCAATGGTTGGTGCGGATGGAAGATTTAGATCCGCCGCGCGAGCAGCCTGGTGCCGCTGCCGATATTCTGGCCACGCTGAAAACGTTTGGGCTGGATTGGGATGGCGAGGTGGTGTATCAAAGTCAGCGCCATGCTCTGTACCAGGCGGCCTTGGATGATTTATATGCGCGAGACTTGGTTTATCCTTGCTACTGTAGCCGTAAAGAGGTGATGGCCGAGGGGCGTGAAGGCGCCGACGGCTGTGTCTATGCCGGCCATTGCCGCAGCGCTGTCAGCCCGCGTGATCCGCGCAAGGCACCGGCTTGGCGCTTGAAGGTGCCTAATCAAGACATAGGCTTCGTAGATGAATTGATGGGGCCGTATCGGCAAAATTTGGCTCAGGACATCGGTGACTTTGTGCTGAAGCGGGCCGATGGCGAGTGGGCCTACCAGCTTGCGGTGGTGGTGGATGATGCCGATCAGAGCGTGAGCCACATTGTGCGTGGCCGTGATTTGTTGGTGTGTACGCCGCGCCAGCAGTACTTGCAGCAGGTATTGGGCTATCCACAGCCGGCGTATGCACATTTGCCGCTGCTGACCAATGCACTGGGGCAAAAATTATCCAAGCAAACCTTGGCGCCAGCTCTGGATGGTCAGGCCGTCATGCAACAGCTACAGGCCGTCTTGGGTTACTTGGGGATTAGGTTGGTAGCGGCAGATTACGACACGCCGCAGGCGCTGTTGGCCGCGGCGGTGCCGTTGTGGTCACCTCAGAAGGTGGGGGCAGACAATATCGTGGTGATGCCTTAG
- the tsaB gene encoding tRNA (adenosine(37)-N6)-threonylcarbamoyltransferase complex dimerization subunit type 1 TsaB, whose amino-acid sequence MVAPTPYTRCLAMDTATQFLSVAVGNETQSALYHEQVGAQQSALILPTIQSLLDTQGHGLDQLDLIVYAQGPGSFTGLRIGAGVAQGLSMALDVPLMGIPTLDVVASMAPAHTHVLAAIDARMGEVFYAWYDTTNMTRLSDYSVAKPTEIKPLAPDALTVGNALELYADILPTGSSQMPTAQDYLKLALSGRYQASGAQAADLLYVRNKIALTAKEQAQRKQNGHNS is encoded by the coding sequence ATGGTTGCCCCCACCCCTTATACACGCTGTCTGGCAATGGACACCGCCACTCAATTTCTCTCCGTTGCTGTAGGCAACGAGACGCAATCGGCGCTGTATCATGAGCAGGTTGGCGCCCAGCAGTCGGCACTCATCCTCCCCACCATTCAAAGCCTATTAGACACCCAAGGCCACGGCCTAGACCAGCTGGATTTAATCGTGTACGCCCAAGGCCCTGGCTCCTTTACCGGCTTACGCATTGGTGCAGGCGTGGCCCAAGGCTTAAGCATGGCGCTAGACGTTCCCCTAATGGGCATTCCTACTCTAGACGTAGTGGCCAGCATGGCACCGGCCCATACCCACGTTTTGGCCGCCATCGACGCACGCATGGGTGAAGTATTTTACGCCTGGTATGACACCACCAATATGACGCGCCTGTCTGACTACAGCGTCGCCAAACCAACTGAGATTAAGCCCCTAGCCCCTGATGCCCTCACCGTGGGCAATGCGCTCGAGCTCTACGCCGACATTTTACCCACAGGCAGTAGCCAAATGCCCACGGCTCAAGATTACCTTAAGCTCGCCCTCAGCGGTCGCTATCAGGCATCCGGCGCCCAAGCGGCAGACTTACTGTATGTGCGTAATAAAATTGCCCTGACCGCCAAAGAACAGGCGCAGAGAAAACAAAATGGCCACAACAGCTAA
- the rimI gene encoding ribosomal protein S18-alanine N-acetyltransferase, translating to MATTAKINIRPAHRDDLADIVAINQAGQESTWSERQFASALNGNDTLWVLTQNDQVAAFLLWHSVLDEAEIHHFGVATTALRRGLASQLLSQLVTHCRSVGIHRIILDVRAGNQAAKALYLKHGFVVNGQRTGYYQTATGREDALLMEKTC from the coding sequence ATGGCCACAACAGCTAAGATCAACATTCGGCCCGCCCACAGAGACGACTTAGCCGACATTGTCGCCATCAACCAAGCTGGGCAGGAGTCTACCTGGTCTGAGCGGCAGTTTGCCAGCGCCCTCAACGGCAACGACACGCTCTGGGTGTTAACCCAAAACGATCAAGTTGCAGCCTTTTTACTGTGGCACAGCGTATTAGACGAAGCAGAAATCCATCATTTTGGCGTGGCGACCACCGCCTTGCGCCGAGGACTGGCCAGCCAACTTTTGAGCCAACTGGTTACTCATTGTCGCAGCGTCGGCATCCATCGCATCATCTTAGACGTGCGTGCCGGCAACCAGGCGGCAAAAGCGTTATACTTAAAGCATGGCTTTGTGGTGAATGGCCAACGCACAGGTTATTACCAAACGGCCACCGGTAGAGAAGACGCCCTTTTAATGGAAAAAACATGTTAG
- a CDS encoding uracil-DNA glycosylase encodes MLDTRYVHLHDALGLGPLWVNQAATLVPNEPSADNHIDTPATVRLPTPTTPQPQEHSARSEQPTATSQPAATTKTALPQGRIAATRASLFKTLAIKPQPSEAELAAAEAASAAAEKAKTPTVEPIVLADGLDLRSLHKHISVCTACPLHQSRKQALPGRGQDNSPLMVVSPAPSQDDDLHNQLLHGTVGALLDNMLASIGLSIDEVFLSSSIKCSPSLTVPVQPEYQKNCLTYLNAQIQASRPRALLFLGENLTKHCAITPQGLTYQDLPTFIVPHPAKLLRHTADKRRAWHTLSELKRWLKQPT; translated from the coding sequence ATGTTAGACACGCGCTACGTTCATTTGCATGATGCCTTAGGCTTAGGCCCCCTGTGGGTCAACCAGGCGGCTACGCTGGTGCCTAACGAACCCAGTGCAGACAACCACATCGATACCCCTGCGACGGTTAGACTGCCCACCCCTACTACGCCACAGCCGCAAGAGCACAGCGCCCGCTCAGAACAACCCACCGCAACATCCCAACCGGCGGCCACCACCAAAACTGCACTACCACAAGGACGCATCGCGGCTACCCGCGCCTCTTTATTTAAAACATTGGCCATCAAACCGCAGCCTAGCGAGGCTGAACTAGCCGCAGCAGAAGCAGCCAGCGCCGCGGCAGAAAAGGCCAAGACTCCTACAGTTGAGCCAATCGTGCTCGCCGACGGCTTAGATTTGCGCAGCCTACACAAACACATCAGCGTCTGCACCGCCTGCCCACTACACCAAAGCCGCAAACAAGCACTGCCAGGGCGCGGCCAAGACAATAGCCCCCTGATGGTGGTGTCGCCCGCACCGTCACAAGACGATGACTTACACAACCAGCTGCTACACGGCACCGTCGGCGCCCTGCTAGACAATATGCTGGCCAGCATCGGCCTATCGATCGATGAGGTATTTTTAAGCAGCAGCATTAAGTGTAGCCCCAGCCTCACCGTACCGGTACAGCCAGAATACCAAAAGAACTGCCTCACTTATTTAAATGCCCAAATTCAGGCCAGTCGGCCCCGCGCCCTATTGTTTCTAGGCGAAAACCTGACCAAGCACTGCGCCATCACACCACAAGGGCTGACCTATCAAGACTTACCCACGTTCATTGTGCCGCATCCGGCCAAACTATTGCGCCACACTGCCGACAAACGCCGCGCCTGGCACACCCTCAGCGAACTGAAGCGCTGGCTAAAACAGCCCACCTAA